One stretch of Schlesneria sp. DSM 10557 DNA includes these proteins:
- a CDS encoding HEAT repeat domain-containing protein, producing MLPILVAWMVFVLSGASTLWAQPSPPKPAIERSPLLKEPTTPEEMFAAAVLTADLARLDLARLYLEQFEATEPDNETLIQLRDKYGTSDFVKLSLFKELQPNSQNLLDRLNAAARLQAADPAFVDTLIKRLSVNETERALATAELRNAGIQVVPEILRQMSLQEMVDQQDTLLLALVRMGPQVVPALTGAMDTPDERVRAAIIDALGYLKSPEAIPYLWFPAFDEQQPAGVQTSAKNALSKLLKSYPKLGLQFSSVTAANELRRLARLYYRTPQALPVDDDGNVHLWTWSDAVGTVVDKAISPQLASLYVATRFARQSLALSPEQPEPQRQYLAALLGLEVLRQGWDTPRVSTPGTAMYLGLTAGEETMAQVLAEALDAKRPSTAVPALEILGQLGTREQLISRNGTKSPVLAALNSPDPRVQFTAATTILKLDPKHGFSGSNRIVGILARALTDVNQPRAIVIDSDVHRASAVMGYMSSGGYAADMAASGRQGFELASTLTGVEVVLIHVNVQRWDLTQTLSNFRADARTSQLPIVLYGPGDLTDDLTRLVTRSAPATYIAESATVSDFLDQFFPFIKSVKSDPLTPQERDLQMSTAAYWLATIGSGSLSKIFDLSQVENELVLATENPAIATNALIGLAGVRTPSAQRRLADIAVNPQMIDGVRQTAANQLAYHIQQFGLMLTKDEVINLHAGWKNTENPDVKGALASVIGSLRPNPTIVSERLRAFPVPVAN from the coding sequence ATGTTACCAATTCTCGTCGCCTGGATGGTCTTTGTACTATCCGGTGCGTCAACTCTTTGGGCCCAGCCTTCGCCCCCAAAGCCAGCCATCGAACGTTCGCCGCTGTTAAAAGAACCGACGACTCCGGAAGAGATGTTCGCCGCAGCAGTTCTCACGGCCGATCTGGCCCGGCTTGATCTTGCTCGACTCTATCTTGAGCAATTTGAAGCCACTGAACCCGATAACGAAACGCTGATCCAACTGCGTGACAAGTACGGTACGAGTGATTTCGTAAAGCTTTCCCTTTTTAAAGAGTTGCAGCCGAACTCACAGAACTTGCTCGATCGTCTCAACGCCGCTGCGCGACTTCAGGCGGCTGACCCGGCGTTTGTTGATACCCTCATCAAGCGATTATCGGTTAATGAAACCGAACGTGCACTCGCCACAGCGGAACTCCGAAATGCGGGAATCCAAGTTGTTCCCGAGATTTTGCGGCAGATGTCGCTTCAGGAGATGGTCGATCAGCAGGACACGCTGCTGCTGGCACTGGTGCGGATGGGACCACAGGTCGTCCCTGCCTTGACTGGGGCCATGGATACCCCGGACGAACGAGTCCGGGCTGCCATTATCGACGCATTAGGATATCTCAAATCGCCCGAAGCCATCCCCTATCTCTGGTTTCCCGCATTTGATGAACAGCAACCCGCAGGCGTGCAGACTTCCGCGAAGAATGCACTGTCGAAGTTGCTGAAGTCATACCCGAAATTGGGACTGCAGTTTTCGTCGGTGACGGCAGCCAACGAACTGCGGCGTCTGGCACGACTCTATTACCGCACTCCTCAGGCTCTTCCCGTCGATGATGACGGCAATGTCCATCTGTGGACGTGGAGTGACGCTGTCGGGACGGTGGTCGATAAGGCGATTTCACCACAATTGGCATCACTCTACGTGGCGACCCGATTCGCACGTCAATCTCTGGCATTGTCACCCGAACAACCCGAACCACAGCGCCAGTATCTTGCCGCACTCCTGGGGCTCGAAGTTTTGCGTCAGGGCTGGGATACACCACGAGTGAGTACTCCCGGCACGGCCATGTATCTGGGCCTGACAGCGGGTGAAGAGACGATGGCACAGGTGCTTGCCGAGGCGCTCGACGCAAAACGTCCATCCACGGCGGTGCCTGCACTCGAGATCCTGGGACAACTGGGGACGAGAGAGCAACTGATATCGCGAAACGGGACGAAGTCGCCCGTACTGGCTGCATTGAACTCTCCCGATCCACGGGTGCAGTTCACAGCTGCTACGACCATCCTGAAGCTCGATCCGAAACATGGCTTTTCGGGCTCCAATCGAATTGTCGGGATCCTCGCCCGGGCTCTGACGGATGTGAATCAACCTCGAGCCATTGTCATCGATTCGGACGTTCACCGTGCCAGTGCGGTGATGGGCTACATGTCGAGCGGTGGATATGCCGCCGATATGGCCGCATCCGGACGTCAGGGCTTTGAATTGGCTTCCACTCTTACCGGTGTCGAAGTTGTCTTGATCCATGTCAATGTTCAGCGATGGGACTTAACCCAGACGTTGTCAAACTTTCGCGCGGATGCCAGGACGTCTCAGTTGCCGATCGTCCTTTACGGGCCCGGCGACCTGACGGATGACCTGACCCGGTTGGTCACTCGCTCGGCACCTGCAACCTACATCGCCGAATCCGCTACCGTGTCTGACTTCCTGGATCAGTTCTTCCCGTTCATCAAGTCCGTCAAGTCAGATCCGCTGACGCCACAAGAGCGTGACCTGCAGATGAGTACCGCGGCCTACTGGCTGGCAACGATCGGCAGCGGCAGCCTCTCGAAAATTTTCGATTTGTCACAAGTGGAAAACGAGTTAGTCCTCGCGACCGAAAATCCTGCGATCGCCACCAATGCTCTGATCGGGCTGGCTGGAGTCAGAACCCCCTCTGCGCAGCGACGCCTTGCAGACATTGCCGTCAACCCACAGATGATTGACGGCGTGCGGCAGACGGCGGCGAACCAACTGGCCTACCACATCCAGCAGTTCGGCCTGATGCTCACCAAAGATGAAGTCATCAATCTCCACGCAGGTTGGAAGAACACGGAAAACCCGGACGTGAAGGGGGCACTCGCCAGCGTGATCGGGTCATTGCGTCCCAATCCGACAATCGTCAGCGAGCGGCTGCGGGCCTTTCCAGTTCCTGTTGCCAACTGA
- a CDS encoding iron-containing alcohol dehydrogenase yields the protein MSHRDYWNFYSAGRIVFGSGIVRRLAQFLEPWKPKRILLVSDAILAKVQIVDQVKAPLEAAGISVTIFDGGEPEPSFKTADAAIEVARGAKPDVIVGVGGGSNLDLAKIVATVLTHGGSYRDYFGFGKVPGPIIPLVCIPTTAGTGSEVSHAAVLTDTEDQTKISSLSHYLRPVLAVVDPKLTLTCPPRASADSGIDALTHAIEAYTAVHYHELDVPADEPFPYDGKQPLGDCLAERAIELVGKHLVTAVNEPQNLAAREGMALAATLAGLAFSNNAVALVHALEYPIGGALHCSHGAGNGLLLPYVMRFNLPSRLPEFARIAELLGADTKGLSTEAAAELAITQVEALRSAIGIPSRIRDLGGTRDQLPVFARKSFGIKRLMLLNGRCPTEQDLLEILEAAY from the coding sequence ATGTCACACCGCGACTACTGGAATTTCTACTCGGCCGGGCGCATCGTTTTTGGATCGGGAATTGTTCGCCGGCTGGCTCAGTTCCTCGAACCCTGGAAGCCAAAACGAATACTGCTTGTTTCGGATGCCATCCTCGCGAAGGTTCAAATTGTCGATCAGGTGAAAGCTCCCCTGGAAGCAGCCGGGATCTCTGTGACGATCTTCGATGGGGGGGAACCTGAGCCCTCATTCAAGACGGCGGATGCGGCGATTGAAGTGGCGCGCGGGGCCAAACCCGATGTGATCGTGGGTGTCGGTGGAGGAAGCAATCTGGATCTCGCCAAAATCGTCGCAACTGTGCTCACGCACGGGGGAAGCTACCGCGACTATTTTGGTTTTGGAAAAGTTCCCGGCCCGATCATTCCGCTGGTCTGCATTCCGACGACAGCAGGGACGGGGAGTGAAGTTTCCCACGCCGCAGTACTGACCGATACTGAGGATCAGACCAAGATCAGTTCGCTCAGCCACTATCTCCGTCCGGTTTTGGCAGTCGTCGATCCAAAGCTGACGTTAACGTGTCCTCCCCGTGCATCAGCCGATAGCGGTATCGATGCCCTGACGCATGCGATCGAAGCTTACACGGCAGTCCACTATCATGAACTGGATGTCCCGGCAGACGAACCCTTTCCCTACGACGGAAAACAGCCTCTTGGTGATTGCCTGGCGGAACGGGCGATTGAACTGGTCGGAAAGCATCTGGTTACCGCCGTCAACGAACCACAAAATCTGGCAGCGCGAGAAGGTATGGCTCTCGCGGCGACATTGGCGGGGCTCGCCTTCTCGAATAACGCTGTGGCTCTCGTCCATGCACTGGAATATCCGATTGGCGGAGCTCTGCATTGTTCTCATGGCGCGGGAAATGGTCTGCTGCTCCCTTATGTGATGCGGTTCAACCTCCCCTCCCGCTTACCTGAATTTGCGCGGATTGCGGAACTCCTGGGGGCTGATACCAAGGGGCTTTCGACGGAAGCGGCAGCGGAACTGGCAATCACTCAAGTGGAAGCGCTGCGAAGTGCCATTGGTATTCCATCCCGGATTCGCGACCTGGGCGGGACGCGCGATCAACTTCCTGTTTTTGCCCGGAAATCGTTTGGAATCAAGCGACTCATGCTGCTGAATGGACGCTGCCCAACAGAACAGGACCTGCTCGAGATTCTTGAGGCCGCTTACTGA
- a CDS encoding ATP-grasp domain-containing protein encodes MSSRQILIIGGSTRAAADSVRRAGWRPMCADFFVDWDLQQTAQTIPVRRYPESLPDDLAHIRADGWMYCGALENEPQILSRILEENRNLGPLIGAHPETLAHVRNPSWISSVLRAAGLPCLDVARQSAPPPPDSCWLQKPLSSAGGRQIRVWDEVAERSPFVEPHYFQRRVSGSELSVLFRCDEGKPPAWLGATRALRLANPLPAPTPYSYCGSTGPVTDLPDHIVRSITEIVTTIVSQTSGLNGLVGFDFIEDPQHAWLLEINPRYTASVEVLELASGRSLLSPQPVSCQAVSGRVESGRDHGTSENHQQRIVAKQILYAVESISAPELRHYFRSIDPWQTPIVTDIPQVPLTIDAGWPICTVFAEGSDPVAVEEMLRMRGEAVRSAIRA; translated from the coding sequence ATGTCATCTCGTCAGATCCTGATCATCGGTGGCAGCACTCGAGCGGCCGCCGATTCGGTACGACGAGCTGGTTGGCGACCGATGTGTGCCGACTTTTTTGTCGACTGGGACCTGCAGCAGACGGCCCAAACAATTCCCGTCCGTCGCTACCCGGAAAGCCTGCCAGACGACCTGGCCCACATTCGTGCCGACGGCTGGATGTACTGCGGAGCTCTCGAAAACGAGCCGCAAATTCTCTCGCGCATCTTGGAAGAAAACCGGAATCTCGGCCCTCTGATCGGAGCTCACCCGGAAACGTTGGCTCATGTCCGAAATCCGTCCTGGATTTCCTCAGTTTTGCGTGCAGCAGGACTTCCCTGTCTCGACGTGGCCCGCCAATCGGCGCCACCTCCCCCCGATAGCTGCTGGCTGCAAAAGCCACTTTCGAGTGCCGGTGGGCGTCAAATTCGGGTATGGGACGAGGTGGCAGAACGTAGCCCGTTCGTGGAGCCTCACTACTTCCAGCGTCGAGTTTCCGGCAGCGAACTGTCTGTCTTGTTTCGTTGTGATGAAGGGAAACCGCCCGCCTGGCTGGGAGCGACTCGCGCACTTCGCTTGGCGAATCCCCTGCCCGCCCCGACTCCCTATTCCTACTGCGGCTCGACCGGCCCCGTGACCGATCTTCCCGATCACATCGTGCGGTCGATCACCGAAATTGTCACGACGATTGTCAGTCAGACCTCAGGTCTGAATGGCCTGGTCGGCTTTGACTTCATCGAGGATCCTCAGCACGCCTGGCTGTTAGAGATCAACCCACGTTACACAGCATCGGTGGAAGTGCTTGAACTTGCGTCGGGTCGTTCGCTGCTGTCACCGCAGCCTGTGTCGTGTCAGGCTGTATCAGGTCGGGTTGAGTCAGGTCGAGACCACGGTACGAGCGAGAACCATCAACAAAGGATCGTCGCGAAACAGATTTTGTACGCTGTAGAGTCGATATCCGCCCCGGAACTTCGCCACTACTTTCGGTCAATTGACCCGTGGCAGACCCCCATCGTGACAGATATCCCCCAAGTTCCATTAACGATCGATGCAGGTTGGCCGATTTGCACTGTCTTTGCCGAGGGCTCGGACCCTGTCGCCGTGGAGGAAATGTTGCGAATGCGGGGCGAGGCAGTTCGATCGGCAATCCGTGCGTAG
- the fae gene encoding formaldehyde-activating enzyme, with protein sequence MSFYVGEALSGDGNEIAHIDLLIGDKSGPVGVAFANALANQSSGHSNLLAVLEPNLAVKPATVMITKVTIKGAKQAVQMFGPAQYAVAKAVADSVAEGVIPKDQAEKLCIVCGVFIHWEAADDKKIFQYNYDATKLSIARAMKSEPSADEMVAKKETAKHPFSGV encoded by the coding sequence ATGTCGTTCTATGTTGGTGAAGCCCTGTCCGGTGACGGTAATGAAATTGCTCACATCGATCTGCTGATCGGCGACAAGTCGGGGCCCGTCGGCGTCGCCTTCGCCAATGCTCTGGCCAATCAGAGTTCAGGTCACAGCAATCTGCTGGCCGTGTTGGAACCAAACCTGGCTGTCAAGCCAGCCACCGTCATGATCACAAAGGTCACGATCAAGGGTGCAAAGCAAGCCGTCCAGATGTTCGGCCCTGCTCAGTACGCTGTTGCCAAGGCCGTTGCCGACTCCGTCGCTGAAGGCGTGATCCCCAAGGATCAGGCTGAAAAGCTCTGTATCGTTTGTGGCGTCTTCATTCACTGGGAAGCTGCCGACGACAAGAAGATCTTCCAGTACAACTACGACGCAACCAAGCTCTCGATCGCTCGTGCCATGAAGAGCGAGCCAAGCGCTGACGAAATGGTCGCCAAGAAAGAAACCGCAAAGCATCCATTCTCGGGTGTGTGA
- a CDS encoding methylene-tetrahydromethanopterin dehydrogenase N-terminal domain-containing protein, producing MTPDNVETLVHGAIFTRKPSDLVNTAIFVGGSNVAAGERSSKPSRSLCSVHSRSRS from the coding sequence GTGACGCCGGACAATGTCGAGACCCTTGTCCACGGAGCCATTTTCACGCGTAAGCCGTCCGATCTGGTCAATACAGCCATCTTCGTCGGAGGAAGCAATGTGGCTGCCGGTGAGCGCTCCTCAAAGCCGTCACGAAGTCTTTGTTCGGTCCATTCAAGGTCTCGGTCATGA
- a CDS encoding BON domain-containing protein — MAVLAAASAEGTWCFGHECRWHGRRGLGGAGGLGGGPGAVPAGASAVRGRSAGNMNNGMNAMGQQGQGFLGVNTNPNNFLGRNVQGQGQNGMMNQNMGGNRRGGGNRGNPNGGMFNNQQQQGGMGVGFGGAQRQAPPIRPRQKVAFEHTPAHLPTVSTKLETKLNKMTSLKSSNVKLSVSPEGEVVLRGHVASAERAKVAEIIARQEPGVRKVRNELTYPDTTQTP, encoded by the coding sequence GTGGCGGTGCTGGCGGCGGCCTCGGCGGAGGGGACTTGGTGCTTCGGGCATGAGTGCCGGTGGCATGGGCGGCGGGGACTCGGTGGTGCTGGCGGACTTGGCGGAGGTCCGGGGGCGGTGCCGGCGGGGGCTTCGGCGGTGCGGGGGCGTTCGGCGGGGAATATGAACAACGGCATGAATGCCATGGGCCAGCAGGGACAAGGGTTCCTGGGGGTCAATACTAACCCGAACAACTTTCTGGGACGCAACGTTCAGGGGCAGGGCCAGAACGGAATGATGAATCAGAATATGGGTGGCAATCGTCGCGGTGGTGGCAACCGCGGTAACCCGAATGGCGGGATGTTCAATAATCAGCAGCAGCAGGGAGGTATGGGCGTTGGCTTCGGCGGCGCACAGAGGCAGGCTCCGCCGATCCGGCCACGTCAGAAAGTCGCCTTCGAGCATACCCCCGCTCACTTGCCCACTGTTTCGACAAAGCTTGAAACAAAGCTCAACAAAATGACATCGTTGAAATCCAGCAATGTCAAACTGAGTGTCAGCCCCGAAGGGGAAGTGGTCCTCCGCGGTCACGTTGCTTCCGCCGAACGGGCGAAGGTGGCGGAAATCATTGCTCGTCAGGAACCCGGCGTCCGGAAAGTTCGTAACGAGCTGACTTATCCGGATACGACGCAGACTCCCTGA
- a CDS encoding DUF1501 domain-containing protein: MSTHIPTAPLPWGSTRRQFLAKAGNGFGSLALASLLAQEGGLGHAATSSGVNPLASCPGHFPGKAKSVIWLFMNGGPSQVDTWDYKPELQKRDGTELVGFDQTTGFFAGQGGPLMKSPFKFGQHGECGAWVSEIFPQMARHVDKMAFVYSCWTDSNNHSPALFRINTGMSRQGFPCVGSWVTYGLGSESQNLPAFVVMYDTLGRGIPKGHAQNWGAGFLPSVFQGTALKPQGDPIENLKRAQGMSDQQQRSQLDLLATLNRTHLDRHAAESELAARIESFELAYRMQMAAPEALDLASESEATQKLYGLDNPKCAHFSKQCLTARRLVERGVRFVQIYSGGMENERSWDGHANIAGNHTGFAAETDQPIAALLTDLAERGMLDETLVVWGGEFGRLPLVQKGGTGRDHNPHAFTTWFAGGGVKGGTLFGETDEIGYKALIDRVSINDLHATILHQLGLHHERLTYRYNGRDFRLTDVSGRVVTEILQNA; the protein is encoded by the coding sequence ATGTCGACACACATTCCAACTGCTCCGCTGCCGTGGGGTTCGACACGTCGACAATTCCTCGCGAAGGCTGGGAATGGATTCGGTTCCCTCGCGCTGGCAAGTCTGCTGGCCCAGGAAGGGGGGTTGGGACATGCTGCGACGTCTTCGGGAGTGAATCCGCTCGCCTCCTGTCCCGGCCATTTCCCTGGCAAGGCGAAATCGGTTATCTGGCTCTTCATGAATGGGGGACCGTCCCAGGTCGACACCTGGGACTACAAACCAGAACTGCAGAAGCGGGACGGCACTGAGCTTGTCGGATTCGATCAGACCACGGGTTTCTTCGCTGGTCAGGGGGGCCCCCTGATGAAATCCCCCTTCAAGTTTGGACAGCATGGAGAATGTGGTGCCTGGGTCAGCGAAATCTTTCCGCAGATGGCTCGCCACGTCGACAAGATGGCCTTCGTCTACTCCTGCTGGACTGATTCCAATAACCACTCCCCTGCTCTGTTTCGTATCAATACCGGGATGTCCCGGCAGGGCTTTCCCTGCGTCGGTTCCTGGGTCACATACGGTCTGGGGAGTGAAAGCCAGAACTTGCCCGCTTTCGTCGTCATGTACGACACACTGGGACGGGGAATTCCCAAAGGACATGCTCAAAACTGGGGTGCCGGCTTCTTACCCAGCGTCTTTCAGGGAACTGCACTCAAACCTCAAGGCGATCCGATCGAAAATCTGAAACGGGCACAGGGGATGTCTGACCAGCAGCAGAGATCGCAACTCGATCTTCTGGCCACGCTGAACCGGACTCACCTGGATCGACATGCGGCCGAGTCAGAACTGGCGGCGCGGATTGAATCCTTCGAGCTGGCTTACCGCATGCAGATGGCCGCCCCCGAAGCACTGGATCTTGCGAGTGAATCAGAAGCGACACAGAAGCTGTACGGACTCGACAACCCCAAGTGCGCTCACTTCTCGAAGCAGTGTTTGACGGCTCGACGGCTCGTCGAACGGGGCGTTCGCTTTGTGCAGATTTACTCCGGCGGAATGGAGAACGAACGGAGTTGGGACGGTCACGCGAATATCGCAGGCAACCATACCGGCTTTGCCGCGGAAACAGATCAGCCGATCGCAGCATTGCTGACGGACTTGGCCGAGCGTGGAATGCTCGACGAAACCCTGGTCGTCTGGGGGGGTGAATTTGGTCGCCTGCCGCTCGTACAGAAGGGTGGAACCGGTCGAGACCACAATCCGCACGCCTTTACCACCTGGTTCGCCGGGGGAGGCGTTAAAGGGGGAACCCTGTTCGGTGAAACGGATGAGATCGGCTACAAAGCACTCATCGACCGGGTCAGTATCAACGACCTGCACGCGACGATTCTTCACCAGTTAGGTCTTCACCATGAGCGGTTAACGTATCGGTACAACGGCCGTGATTTCCGCTTGACTGATGTCAGTGGACGCGTCGTGACAGAGATCCTGCAGAACGCATGA